One window of Mixophyes fleayi isolate aMixFle1 chromosome 3, aMixFle1.hap1, whole genome shotgun sequence genomic DNA carries:
- the LOC142142821 gene encoding adenosine 5'-monophosphoramidase HINT1-like has product MADEISKAQTACPSGDTIFGKIIRKEMPANIIYEQDDQCIAFYDAAPQAPTHFLVVPKKAISQLSEVEPTDDALLGHLMIVGKKCSADLGLARGYWLVINEGPDGGQSVYHLHLHVLAGRQLGWPPG; this is encoded by the exons ATGGCGGATGAGATCAGCAAAGCACAGACAGCCTGTCCCAGTGGTGACACCATATTCGGGAAAATTATCCGTAAGGAAATGCCGGCTAATATAATCTatgagcag GACGATCAATGTATCGCTTTCTATGATGCCGCTCCACAAGCGCCAACACATTTCCTAGTGGTACCTAAGAAAGCTATTAGCCAATTATCTGAAGTAGAACCTACTGATGACGCTTTACTAGGACATCTGATGATTGTTGGCAAGAAATGTTCTGCTGATTTGGGCCTGGCGAGGGGCTATTGGCTGGTCATAAATGAGGGACCAGATGGTGGCCAGTCTGTGTACCACCTTCACCTGCATGTTCTTGCCGGCCGTCAGCTAGGCTGGCCCCCAGGCTAa